In Marasmius oreades isolate 03SP1 chromosome 3, whole genome shotgun sequence, a single window of DNA contains:
- a CDS encoding uncharacterized protein (antiSMASH:Cluster_3.6), with product MSLPSLPEELTDRIFQFAVHPDILKTCSQFHRIALPHLYNHVVLSTKRQSTLFLQSSHSHLLKSLVVTVDAFTPELLTSDLQSLDIELLDVDVDIDLPPSLTHLTIRKPPTAAYLSSDNTRRFIYRLAQQLPPTLTTVHVAFKLSDPTLDSASPVTHLARSLASLPNLHTFITLLPSVWSEVLLLVSSNLSLRRITLGQGIVPTGLFMNTAVKHPRLMELIRAGTPIIRHRAQTLPQTAFPPSLITTSCPRPSTKKQQPPSPQSAHPHNTRVLQRRWSNAHP from the exons CTACCAGAAGAACTGACCGACAGAATCTTCCAGTTTGCTGTCCATCCAGATATCCTCAAAACTTGTTCTCAGTTCCACAGAATCGCTCTTCCTCATCTCTACAACCACGTCGTTCTTTCCACCAAACGCCAGTCCACGCTCTTTCTTCAGTCCAGTCACTCCCATCTCCTCAAAAGTCTTGTCGTAACCGTAGATGCCTTCACTCCAGAACTACTTACCTCAGACTTGCAATCCCTCGATATTGAACTCCTCGACGTCGACGTCGACATCGACCTCCCCCCCAGCTTGACTCATCTCACCATCAGGAAACCGCCGACAGCAGCCTACCTCAGCTCTGACAACACCAGACGTTTCATCTATCGTCTAGCCCAGCAGTTGCCTCCAACCCTCACCACTGTCCACGTCGCCTTTAAACTTTCCGATCCTACTCTTGATTCGGCCTCCCCCGTAACCCATCTCGCTCGCTCACTTGCGTCTCTTCCCAATCTACACACCTTCATCACCCTCCTTCCGAGCGTTTGGAGTGAGGTCTTATTACTCGTCTCTTCTAATCTTTCTCTACGACGCATTACTTTGGGACAAGGCATCGTCCCAACTGGTTTGTTTATGAATACCGCTGTCAAGCATCCTAGGCTGATGGAACTCATAAGGGCCGGAAC TCCCATCATCCGACATCGTGCACAAACTTTACCTCAGACCGCCTTCCCTCCTTCACTTATCACGACGTCATGCCCACGACCTTCAACCAAAAAGCAACAGCCGCCCTCACCCCAATCTGCCCATCCCCACAATACTCGAGTCCTCCAGAGAAGGTGGTCCAATGCTCATCCATGA
- a CDS encoding uncharacterized protein (antiSMASH:Cluster_3.6) → MGRVKHKQHVSQMVIPIIFSPSTLSEPSLSGPLARISDSELLLLEFQGEIHVDSEEGDVKSGQLVGTLTIDEGLTRPALRIGHNQLEGKLVTLAKPLAVLRKQRPKPQPQQNFPDETNYDENTVNLDQEEELENMNMVMATSLTPQAPTEWHGIALIRRKIVFSKRPMPIVGIGKTSSLV, encoded by the exons ATGGGTCGCGTCAAACATAAACAACACGTCTCACAGATGGTCATCCCAATAATCTTCTCTCCCTCTACGCTGTCCGAACCCTCCCTTTCAGGCCCACTAGCACGTATATCCGACTCTGAACTCCTCCTGCTCGAATTCCAAGGGGAGATTCATGTCGATTCCGAGGAAGGAGATGTGAAAAGTGGTCAACTAGTAGGAACACTTACTATCGATGAGGGGCTA ACCCGCCCTGCCCTCCGAATAGGCCACAACCAACTTGAAGGAAAACTCGTCACGTTGGCGAAGCCCCTTGCTGTGCTTCGAAAACAAAGAccaaaacctcaacctcaacaaaACTTCCCGGACGAAACGAATTATGACGAAAACACTGTGAATTTGGATCAGGAAGAGGAACTCGAGAATATGAATATGGTGATGGCCACTTCGCTCACCCCCCAAGCCCCAACAGAATGGCACGGTATCGCACTTATCAGACGTAAGATCGTCTTTTCGAAACGGCCTATGCCGATTGTTGGGATTGGGAAAACGTCGAGTCTGGTGTGA